Proteins found in one Nostoc sp. NIES-3756 genomic segment:
- a CDS encoding AEC family transporter, whose protein sequence is MVNLLELYVKLVGLVLVGFFLGRKLPSTVPTRLGQWLFWVGVPISIVSFLRQTDLSGQIWIAPAIAHLAILLGAFFAWLGIKGQTYFSNTIPQKSTQGSLFLAAMIGNTGYLGFPVTLAMIGKEYFAWALFYDLLGSFPGAYALGVALGAHFGTNQNHNQFTQVARAIIINPALWSFGFGLLFRQIVIPPVWELGLDKFAWSTVALSLILIGMRLSKLNSWGNLPQVGISLSIKMLIVPLILGSTLPLLGLTGPAAKVIILQMAMPPAFASLVIAETFNLDRNLAVTTLALGVMLLLLTLPLWLWLF, encoded by the coding sequence TTGGTAAATCTCCTAGAACTATACGTCAAACTTGTAGGGTTAGTCTTAGTAGGTTTTTTTCTGGGACGCAAACTACCTAGTACAGTTCCTACCCGCTTGGGTCAGTGGCTTTTCTGGGTGGGAGTACCGATAAGCATAGTATCTTTCTTACGGCAAACTGACTTATCAGGACAAATTTGGATTGCTCCTGCGATCGCACACCTTGCCATTTTACTAGGTGCATTTTTTGCTTGGCTAGGAATCAAAGGACAGACATACTTCAGTAATACAATACCGCAAAAATCTACCCAAGGTAGTTTGTTCCTAGCTGCCATGATAGGTAATACAGGTTACTTAGGTTTCCCTGTCACCTTAGCAATGATAGGTAAAGAATACTTTGCTTGGGCGTTATTTTACGACTTATTAGGTTCTTTTCCTGGTGCTTATGCGTTAGGTGTAGCATTAGGCGCTCATTTTGGCACGAATCAAAATCATAATCAGTTTACCCAAGTAGCCAGAGCAATTATAATTAACCCCGCCTTGTGGAGTTTCGGCTTCGGCTTATTATTTCGTCAAATAGTAATTCCCCCAGTTTGGGAATTGGGCTTAGACAAATTTGCTTGGAGTACAGTTGCCCTATCGCTAATATTAATTGGGATGCGTTTAAGTAAACTTAATTCTTGGGGCAACTTACCACAAGTAGGCATCAGCTTAAGTATAAAAATGCTGATAGTTCCCCTAATTTTAGGTAGTACTTTACCACTTTTAGGATTAACCGGGCCAGCCGCCAAAGTGATTATCCTACAAATGGCTATGCCTCCTGCTTTCGCTTCTCTAGTAATCGCCGAAACCTTCAACCTAGACCGCAACCTTGCAGTCACCACACTAGCGCTAGGAGTTATGTTATTACTTTTAACACTGCCTTTGTGGTTATGGTTGTTTTGA